One Methanococcus aeolicus Nankai-3 DNA segment encodes these proteins:
- a CDS encoding pyruvate ferredoxin oxidoreductase subunit gamma: MDEIRLHGRGGQGAVTAAEILAIASLKEGKFCQAFPFFGPEKRGAPVTSYVRISDSEIKTRTQIYNPNYVMVLDPTVINDPTVDVVQGLDDGTIIVNTKEPIEFEGQNTYTIDATKLAIETLGVPITNTVMIGAFLAIYDNISLDSVISIISERFPKKLADKNILAVKRAYDEMKKVVV; encoded by the coding sequence GTGGATGAGATAAGACTTCATGGTAGGGGAGGTCAGGGGGCAGTTACAGCCGCCGAAATTCTTGCCATAGCTTCTTTAAAAGAGGGAAAATTTTGTCAAGCTTTTCCATTTTTTGGTCCTGAAAAAAGGGGAGCTCCTGTAACTTCATATGTTAGAATAAGCGATAGCGAAATTAAAACAAGAACTCAAATATACAATCCAAATTATGTGATGGTTCTAGACCCAACAGTTATAAATGACCCTACTGTGGATGTTGTCCAAGGACTGGATGATGGAACCATAATTGTGAATACAAAGGAGCCTATCGAGTTTGAGGGCCAAAATACCTATACAATAGATGCCACCAAACTTGCCATTGAAACTCTGGGGGTTCCAATTACAAATACCGTCATGATTGGAGCATTTTTGGCAATATATGATAATATCTCATTGGATTCAGTTATTTCAATCATATCAGAAAGATTTCCGAAAAAACTTGCTGATAAAAATATATTGGCCGTTAAAAGGGCATATGATGAGATGAAAAAGGTGGTCGTATGA
- a CDS encoding methionine adenosyltransferase, whose amino-acid sequence MANIVVKKLNSTPIEELPVEIVERKGIGHPDSICDGIAEAVSVALCKMYKEKMGAVLHHNTDQVELVGGYAYPSLGGGDIVNPIYVLLSGRATTEVFDKEKCETIRLPVGTVAVNAAREYIKNTIINLDVEKDIVVDCRIGQGSVDLVGVFDRENSIPLANDTSFGVGHAPFSTTENLVLKTEQLLNSKEIKKEIPAIGEDIKVMGLREGKKITLTIAMATVDKYVNSVEEYEEIKAKAKAKVEELAKEYADGYEIEVFVNTADSDNCIFLTVSGTSAEMGDDGSVGRGNRANGLITPFRPMSMEATSGKNPINHIGKLYNILANIIANDVAKIEGVNECHVRILSQIGKPVNEPKILDIELITDEGYDVADIEPKANEIAEYWLNNIEEVREKLMTGEIKTF is encoded by the coding sequence TTGGCAAATATAGTAGTTAAAAAATTAAATTCAACACCAATTGAGGAGCTCCCTGTGGAAATTGTGGAGAGAAAAGGAATTGGGCATCCAGATAGTATTTGCGATGGAATAGCTGAGGCAGTTAGTGTTGCACTTTGTAAAATGTATAAAGAAAAAATGGGGGCAGTATTGCACCACAACACAGACCAGGTTGAACTTGTTGGAGGATATGCTTACCCTTCATTAGGTGGCGGAGACATCGTAAATCCTATTTATGTATTATTATCTGGTAGGGCAACAACAGAAGTATTTGATAAAGAAAAATGCGAAACAATAAGACTTCCAGTTGGAACTGTTGCCGTAAATGCTGCAAGAGAATATATTAAAAATACAATCATAAATTTAGATGTAGAAAAAGATATTGTAGTGGATTGTAGAATAGGACAAGGTTCCGTTGATTTAGTTGGTGTATTTGATAGGGAAAATTCAATACCGTTGGCAAACGATACCTCCTTTGGAGTGGGGCATGCACCATTTAGTACAACAGAAAACCTTGTTTTAAAAACTGAACAATTATTAAATAGTAAGGAAATTAAAAAAGAGATTCCAGCTATCGGTGAAGACATTAAAGTTATGGGATTGAGAGAAGGAAAAAAAATAACTTTAACAATTGCTATGGCTACTGTTGATAAATATGTTAATTCCGTCGAAGAATACGAGGAAATAAAAGCAAAAGCAAAAGCAAAAGTTGAGGAGCTTGCAAAAGAATACGCAGACGGCTATGAAATAGAAGTATTCGTAAATACAGCAGATAGTGATAACTGTATATTTTTAACAGTTAGTGGAACATCCGCAGAAATGGGAGACGATGGTTCAGTTGGAAGAGGAAATAGGGCAAACGGATTAATTACTCCATTCAGACCTATGAGTATGGAGGCTACAAGCGGTAAAAATCCAATAAATCATATCGGAAAATTATACAATATATTGGCAAATATAATTGCAAATGATGTTGCAAAAATTGAAGGAGTAAATGAGTGCCATGTTAGAATATTGAGCCAAATAGGAAAACCAGTAAATGAACCTAAAATATTGGATATAGAATTAATAACTGATGAAGGGTATGATGTGGCAGACATTGAGCCAAAAGCAAACGAAATAGCCGAATATTGGTTAAATAATATTGAAGAAGTAAGAGAAAAATTAATGACTGGAGAAATAAAAACATTCTAA
- the porB gene encoding pyruvate synthase subunit PorB encodes MKITDIPKEEYLAPGARACAGCPELLALRLALKICGEDTIVVAPTGCMEVITTIYPETAWRVPFIHVAFENAAAVASGIENAMKRKGKKTNIVVFAGDGATADIGFQSLSGAIEREHNILYICTDNEAYANTGKQRSGTTPYGASTTTSPAGKYSIGKPEEKKNMPFIVAAHGAPYIATASIGYPFDFLKKVKKALSIKGFKYLHVHAPCPTGWGFHSKDGIKIAKLAVQSGLWTLYEIENKKFKMNYKNKKIPVKDYLNIQKRFKHLSDIEIEHIQKRTDTSWEELLEHNNKKILI; translated from the coding sequence ATGAAAATCACAGATATTCCAAAAGAAGAATATTTAGCACCAGGAGCAAGAGCCTGTGCTGGATGCCCAGAACTTCTTGCTTTAAGGTTGGCTTTAAAAATATGTGGAGAAGACACAATTGTTGTTGCACCTACTGGATGTATGGAAGTTATTACTACAATATATCCTGAAACTGCCTGGCGAGTGCCATTTATACATGTTGCATTTGAAAATGCCGCTGCTGTTGCAAGTGGCATAGAAAATGCCATGAAAAGAAAGGGTAAAAAGACAAATATTGTAGTATTTGCAGGAGATGGAGCTACCGCAGATATTGGTTTTCAATCATTATCGGGAGCCATAGAGCGAGAGCATAATATATTATACATATGCACAGATAATGAGGCATATGCAAATACTGGAAAACAGAGAAGTGGAACCACACCTTATGGGGCATCAACAACTACCAGTCCTGCTGGAAAATACAGTATTGGAAAGCCAGAAGAAAAAAAGAATATGCCTTTTATCGTGGCTGCCCATGGAGCTCCCTATATTGCTACTGCATCAATAGGCTACCCATTTGACTTTCTAAAAAAAGTGAAAAAGGCATTATCAATTAAGGGATTTAAATATCTCCATGTCCATGCCCCATGCCCTACTGGATGGGGATTTCATAGTAAAGATGGAATAAAAATTGCAAAATTAGCTGTTCAATCTGGATTATGGACACTTTATGAAATTGAAAATAAAAAATTTAAGATGAACTATAAAAACAAAAAAATACCTGTGAAGGATTATTTAAATATTCAGAAAAGATTTAAACACCTTTCAGACATTGAAATTGAGCATATACAGAAAAGAACAGATACTAGCTGGGAGGAATTGTTAGAACACAACAATAAAAAAATCTTAATTTAA
- the carA gene encoding glutamine-hydrolyzing carbamoyl-phosphate synthase small subunit, translated as MTKAKLILEDGTVMQGKGFGAEGVAVGEIIFCTGMTGYVEALTDPSYKGQILTMTYPLIGNYGVNEEWFESDGIKVGGFVVKENCLTPSHHKSKKNLDEFLKEYDVCGISDLDTRKLTKKIRTYGAMKAVIAVGDIEIDNEELLKKVKLHKNISELNLVSDVCVKNPIILGGGKKTVVLIDCGVKKSIVNQLIDKNINLVIVPYNTSYKDILEYNPNGVFISNGPGDPAVLKETINTVKNLIGKVPIYGICLGHQIISLALGAKTRKLKFGHHGLNQPIKDLENGRVYITSQNHNFAVSDLPDCMDITQINLNDNSIEGIKHKELPIVGVQYHPEAKPGPHDTYGFFDDFNKIIKQY; from the coding sequence ATGACGAAAGCCAAATTAATTTTAGAAGATGGAACTGTTATGCAGGGCAAAGGATTTGGTGCAGAAGGAGTTGCAGTTGGAGAAATCATATTTTGCACAGGTATGACTGGATATGTGGAGGCATTAACCGACCCATCATATAAAGGTCAGATATTAACCATGACCTACCCGTTAATTGGAAACTATGGCGTAAATGAAGAATGGTTTGAATCTGATGGAATAAAAGTAGGCGGTTTTGTCGTAAAAGAGAACTGTTTAACTCCCAGCCATCATAAATCTAAAAAAAATCTTGATGAATTTTTAAAAGAATATGATGTCTGCGGAATATCCGACCTTGACACAAGAAAATTAACAAAAAAAATAAGGACTTATGGAGCCATGAAAGCAGTTATTGCAGTTGGAGATATCGAAATAGATAATGAAGAATTATTAAAAAAAGTTAAATTGCACAAAAATATTTCAGAATTAAATTTAGTCTCCGATGTATGCGTAAAAAATCCAATAATATTGGGAGGAGGTAAAAAGACTGTGGTTTTAATCGACTGTGGAGTTAAAAAATCCATAGTAAATCAGCTAATTGATAAAAATATAAATTTGGTCATTGTCCCATACAATACAAGTTATAAAGATATATTGGAATATAATCCAAATGGAGTGTTTATTTCAAATGGGCCCGGAGACCCTGCTGTCCTAAAAGAAACAATAAACACCGTGAAAAACCTTATCGGCAAAGTTCCAATATATGGAATATGTTTGGGGCATCAAATAATATCACTGGCACTTGGTGCTAAAACGAGAAAATTAAAATTTGGTCATCATGGATTAAACCAGCCTATTAAGGATTTGGAAAATGGAAGGGTATATATCACTTCCCAAAATCACAACTTTGCAGTTTCTGATTTGCCCGATTGTATGGACATTACACAGATTAATTTAAACGATAACAGCATTGAGGGAATAAAACATAAGGAACTACCAATTGTCGGAGTTCAATATCACCCGGAAGCCAAACCTGGTCCTCATGATACATACGGATTCTTTGACGATTTTAATAAGATTATTAAACAATATTAA
- the porA gene encoding 2-ketoisovalerate ferredoxin oxidoreductase subunit alpha has product MQGMTGHMAVATAVKNSSVDVVAAYPITPQSEIVEIIAKFIADGEMDCEYIPVESEHSALSAVIGASACGVRTFTASCGPGVALFHELIPCASGLRLPIVTAITNRSYSAPISIWSDHIDALAQRDSGAIQMFCESNQEAHDSTIMAYKICENKNVLLPAMVSLDGFILSHTVEPVNPLDNETIKSFLPELDLEYRLDSENPYTIGPVGGPNIYMELKYQQEKAMNNAMGTIRKTFKEFEEITGRKYDLIEEYRTEDAETVILTIGAITTTARLIVDELRKEGEKVGLIKLKVFRPFPKEELKKILSRFEKIGVIDKNIGFGSGGIVAHEVKSCLYDLDNKPIIKNFIVGLGGRDVTYDNFRTIFKLLGDNNSKEITWVGVNL; this is encoded by the coding sequence ATGCAAGGAATGACCGGACATATGGCAGTTGCCACTGCGGTGAAAAATTCAAGTGTCGATGTGGTGGCAGCATATCCAATTACTCCCCAAAGTGAAATTGTTGAGATAATAGCAAAATTTATTGCCGACGGTGAGATGGATTGCGAGTATATTCCAGTAGAATCCGAACACAGTGCATTGAGTGCAGTAATTGGGGCTAGTGCCTGCGGTGTTAGAACGTTTACCGCATCTTGCGGACCTGGTGTAGCATTATTTCACGAGCTCATCCCATGTGCTTCGGGGCTTAGGTTGCCCATTGTTACGGCAATTACAAACAGGTCTTATTCTGCTCCAATATCAATATGGTCAGACCATATTGATGCCTTAGCTCAAAGAGACAGTGGGGCAATTCAGATGTTTTGTGAAAGTAATCAGGAGGCCCACGATTCTACAATAATGGCATACAAAATATGCGAAAATAAAAATGTGTTATTGCCTGCAATGGTATCTCTTGATGGATTTATATTGTCCCATACTGTTGAACCCGTAAATCCATTAGATAATGAAACAATTAAAAGTTTTCTCCCAGAATTAGATTTAGAATATAGGTTAGACTCTGAAAATCCTTACACAATAGGACCAGTTGGGGGCCCAAATATATACATGGAATTAAAATACCAACAGGAAAAGGCCATGAATAATGCCATGGGCACTATAAGAAAAACATTTAAAGAATTTGAAGAGATTACTGGAAGGAAATATGATTTAATTGAAGAATATCGAACAGAAGATGCAGAAACTGTTATTTTAACGATTGGGGCAATAACTACCACTGCACGATTAATTGTGGATGAGCTAAGAAAAGAGGGGGAAAAAGTGGGGTTGATTAAATTAAAAGTATTTAGGCCATTTCCAAAAGAGGAATTGAAAAAAATACTTTCAAGGTTTGAAAAAATAGGGGTAATTGATAAAAATATAGGCTTTGGTTCGGGTGGAATTGTGGCCCATGAAGTTAAATCCTGCCTTTATGATTTAGATAATAAACCAATCATAAAAAACTTTATTGTTGGACTTGGCGGTAGAGATGTAACTTATGACAATTTTAGAACCATATTTAAGTTATTAGGGGACAATAATTCAAAAGAAATTACTTGGGTGGGTGTTAATCTATGA
- a CDS encoding 4Fe-4S binding protein, whose protein sequence is MTLDYNNIIIGGVLPPGTSVENKTGGWRTYKPIIDYENCNSCLFCWLYCPDGVVIVEDDKITIDYDFCKGCGICEVECPKNAIKMIEED, encoded by the coding sequence ATGACATTAGATTATAATAATATAATCATAGGTGGTGTGCTTCCACCTGGAACAAGCGTAGAAAACAAAACTGGAGGTTGGAGGACCTATAAACCAATTATTGACTACGAAAACTGTAATTCATGTCTTTTCTGCTGGCTCTACTGCCCCGATGGAGTGGTAATTGTTGAGGACGATAAAATAACAATTGACTACGATTTTTGCAAGGGATGTGGAATTTGCGAAGTTGAATGTCCAAAAAATGCTATAAAAATGATAGAGGAGGACTAA
- the carB gene encoding carbamoyl-phosphate synthase large subunit, translating to MPKREDIKKIMIIGAGPIIVGQACEFDYSGSQACKALKELGYEIVLVNSNPATIMTDPEMADEIYIEPLVPEVVEKIIEKEQPDAILPTLGGQTALNLAVELADKGILDKYGVELIGAKLDAIRKAEDRELFKEACKKVGVDVLKSEVAYTVEESLSIAEKLGYPVVVRPAFTLGGTGGGVAFNPEELKSIASKGLEYSLKNQILIEESIIGWKEYEYEVIRDLNDNVIIVCTIENIDPMGIHTGDSITVAPTQTLSDEEYQLLRDYSIKIIREIGVETGGSNIQFAVNPENGRIVAIEMNPRVSRSSALASKATGYPIAKVAAKLAVGLTLDEIKNEITGTSAAFEPTIDYVVVKIPRWDFDKFSGVDNTLTTQMKSVGEVMAMGRTFEESFLKALRSLDHYNIQYQFDGKRLNYTNPKGGLNRIYDLFEILKIKEIDEVYKITKIDPWFLNKIKNIMELRSSIKSNTNLDYETLLKLKKYGISDKIIADISGKSEKEIRNLRKKYNIIPKYKMVDTCGAEFEAKTPYYYSTYNDEEDEIKEIKEIKDIGSANSKKKIIVLGSGPNRIGQGIEFDYCCVHTIKSLKEEGFETIMVNCNPETVSTDFDLADKLYFEPLYPEDVLNIIEKENPYGVVIQVGGQTPLNLSKYISDNMIVGTPKESIDLVEDREKFSNILNELKILQPPNGIVFDEKTAVEVAEKIGYPVLVRPSYVIGGRAMHIVYNNEELKKYMKEAVMVSPELPILIDKFLEDAIEVDVDAICDGEDVFIGGIMEHIEEAGIHSGDSACVIPTQTLSNETLNIIKDYTKKLSLKLKIKGLINIQYAIKDNTVYVLEANPRASRTIPYLSKAIGISLAKIAAKIMVGRKLKDLNVVEKIPDKVCVKEAVFSYGKWPNAEISLCPEMKSTGEVMGIDKDFGLAYYKAQLAAGMELPMNGTVFISVNDDDKNKIIPIARKFENLGFKIVATEGTHNILTNNGIAVEKVFKISEGRPNIIDLIKSRKIDLIINTPKGSASKEDEYLIKRTAIDYKIPYITTTNGAKATYNAIENMGNMDIEVYSI from the coding sequence ATGCCAAAAAGAGAAGATATTAAAAAAATAATGATAATAGGTGCTGGCCCAATAATTGTGGGGCAGGCATGTGAATTTGATTATTCTGGTTCTCAGGCATGTAAAGCTTTAAAGGAACTGGGATATGAAATAGTTCTTGTAAATTCTAACCCTGCAACAATTATGACTGACCCCGAGATGGCAGATGAAATATATATAGAACCTTTGGTGCCCGAGGTCGTTGAAAAAATTATTGAGAAGGAACAGCCCGACGCAATACTACCTACCCTTGGAGGACAGACTGCACTAAACTTGGCAGTTGAATTGGCCGATAAAGGAATTCTTGATAAATACGGCGTTGAATTAATTGGTGCAAAATTAGATGCTATTAGAAAGGCGGAGGATAGGGAGCTCTTTAAAGAAGCCTGTAAAAAAGTTGGAGTGGATGTGTTAAAAAGTGAAGTTGCATATACTGTGGAAGAATCCCTAAGTATTGCAGAAAAATTAGGCTACCCTGTGGTAGTTAGACCTGCATTTACCCTTGGGGGAACAGGAGGAGGTGTAGCATTTAATCCAGAGGAGTTAAAATCAATAGCTTCAAAGGGATTGGAATATAGCCTTAAAAATCAAATATTGATAGAAGAGAGCATAATTGGTTGGAAGGAATATGAATATGAAGTAATTAGGGATTTAAACGACAATGTAATTATAGTATGCACCATTGAAAATATTGATCCTATGGGGATACATACAGGAGATAGCATTACAGTAGCTCCAACTCAAACACTTAGTGATGAAGAATATCAATTATTAAGAGACTATTCCATAAAAATCATTAGAGAAATTGGGGTTGAGACCGGCGGAAGTAATATTCAATTTGCAGTTAATCCAGAAAATGGGAGAATTGTGGCAATTGAAATGAACCCAAGAGTAAGCAGGAGCTCCGCACTTGCAAGTAAGGCAACAGGTTATCCAATTGCTAAGGTTGCCGCAAAATTGGCTGTTGGTTTAACTCTTGATGAAATTAAAAACGAAATAACAGGAACTTCCGCAGCATTTGAACCCACAATAGATTATGTGGTTGTAAAGATTCCAAGATGGGATTTTGATAAATTTTCTGGTGTTGATAATACCTTAACAACCCAGATGAAAAGTGTTGGGGAAGTTATGGCTATGGGTAGAACTTTTGAAGAATCATTTTTAAAGGCATTGAGAAGTTTAGACCATTATAATATACAATATCAATTTGATGGAAAAAGATTAAATTATACAAATCCAAAAGGCGGACTAAATAGAATATATGATTTATTTGAGATTTTGAAAATAAAAGAGATAGATGAAGTTTATAAAATAACTAAAATAGACCCTTGGTTTCTGAATAAGATTAAAAATATAATGGAGCTCCGGAGCTCCATAAAAAGTAATACAAATCTTGACTATGAAACACTTTTAAAATTAAAAAAATATGGAATATCTGATAAAATAATAGCCGATATTTCGGGAAAATCGGAGAAAGAGATAAGAAATCTAAGAAAAAAATACAATATAATTCCAAAATACAAAATGGTAGATACCTGCGGTGCAGAATTTGAGGCAAAAACACCATATTACTATTCAACATATAATGACGAGGAGGACGAAATAAAGGAAATAAAGGAAATAAAGGATATTGGCAGTGCAAATAGTAAGAAAAAAATTATAGTATTGGGTTCGGGACCCAATAGAATAGGTCAGGGCATAGAATTTGATTATTGTTGTGTCCATACAATAAAATCCCTAAAAGAGGAGGGTTTTGAAACAATAATGGTAAATTGCAACCCCGAAACAGTTAGCACCGATTTTGATTTGGCAGACAAACTTTACTTTGAACCACTATATCCCGAGGATGTTTTAAATATAATTGAAAAAGAAAATCCTTACGGCGTTGTAATTCAAGTTGGGGGACAAACTCCTCTTAATCTATCGAAATACATTTCTGACAATATGATTGTTGGAACTCCAAAAGAATCCATTGATTTAGTAGAAGATAGAGAGAAATTCTCAAATATATTGAATGAATTAAAAATACTACAACCGCCAAATGGAATAGTATTTGATGAAAAAACAGCCGTAGAAGTGGCTGAAAAAATTGGATATCCTGTATTGGTTAGACCTTCCTATGTGATTGGTGGAAGGGCTATGCATATAGTATATAATAATGAGGAATTAAAAAAGTATATGAAAGAGGCAGTTATGGTTTCACCGGAGCTCCCAATTTTAATTGATAAGTTTTTGGAAGATGCTATTGAAGTAGATGTAGATGCCATTTGCGATGGTGAAGATGTATTTATCGGCGGAATAATGGAACACATAGAAGAGGCAGGAATACATAGTGGAGATAGTGCCTGTGTGATACCCACACAAACATTATCCAATGAAACATTAAATATTATAAAAGATTACACAAAAAAATTATCATTAAAATTAAAAATTAAAGGTTTGATAAATATACAGTATGCCATAAAAGATAATACAGTGTATGTTTTGGAGGCAAATCCAAGGGCTAGTAGAACAATACCTTATTTAAGTAAAGCTATTGGCATATCTCTTGCAAAGATTGCAGCAAAAATCATGGTTGGAAGAAAATTAAAAGATTTAAATGTTGTGGAAAAAATACCCGATAAAGTATGCGTCAAGGAGGCTGTATTTTCATACGGCAAATGGCCAAATGCAGAGATTTCCCTATGTCCTGAAATGAAATCCACAGGAGAAGTTATGGGCATAGATAAGGATTTTGGACTGGCATATTATAAAGCCCAACTGGCTGCTGGTATGGAGCTCCCAATGAATGGAACTGTATTTATAAGTGTAAATGATGATGATAAAAACAAAATAATACCAATAGCAAGAAAGTTTGAAAATTTAGGATTTAAAATAGTGGCAACAGAAGGAACCCATAATATATTAACCAATAACGGAATAGCAGTGGAAAAAGTATTCAAAATAAGCGAAGGGAGACCAAATATAATAGATTTAATAAAATCTAGAAAGATAGATTTAATTATAAATACTCCAAAGGGAAGTGCATCAAAAGAAGACGAATATCTAATAAAAAGAACTGCAATAGATTATAAAATACCATACATTACCACAACCAATGGGGCAAAGGCCACATATAATGCCATTGAAAATATGGGCAATATGGATATTGAAGTGTATAGCATATAG
- the purC gene encoding phosphoribosylaminoimidazolesuccinocarboxamide synthase yields MEININEILKNEPLYSGKAKSIYEIDDEKVLIEFRDDITAGDGEKHDIKKGKGHLNALISSKLFELLEENGVPTQFMEYVEPIYMVAKNVEIILIEVIVRNITAGSLCRRYPFEEGKELTTPIVQFDYKDDDYGDPMLNEDIAIALNLATEEELKELKELALIVNEILKKFFDEKGIILVDFKIEIGRTKDGKLVVADEISPDTMRLWDKETKDVLDKDVYRKDMGDVVGKYEVVAKRIGCI; encoded by the coding sequence ATGGAAATAAATATTAACGAAATCTTAAAAAATGAACCATTATACAGTGGAAAGGCAAAATCAATATATGAAATAGACGATGAAAAAGTATTAATTGAATTTAGGGACGATATTACCGCAGGAGATGGAGAAAAGCACGATATAAAAAAAGGAAAAGGTCATTTAAATGCTTTAATATCTTCAAAATTATTCGAACTTTTGGAAGAAAATGGGGTCCCCACACAGTTTATGGAATATGTTGAACCAATATATATGGTTGCTAAAAATGTGGAAATTATATTAATTGAAGTAATTGTAAGAAATATTACAGCAGGTAGTTTATGTAGAAGATACCCATTTGAAGAAGGTAAAGAATTGACCACTCCTATTGTGCAATTTGACTATAAAGACGACGACTATGGGGACCCCATGTTAAACGAGGATATAGCCATTGCACTAAATCTTGCAACTGAGGAGGAGTTAAAAGAGTTAAAAGAGTTGGCACTAATAGTAAATGAAATTCTAAAAAAATTCTTTGACGAAAAGGGCATAATCCTTGTAGATTTCAAAATCGAGATTGGAAGAACAAAAGATGGAAAATTGGTAGTTGCAGACGAGATAAGCCCGGACACCATGAGATTATGGGATAAAGAAACAAAAGATGTTCTTGATAAAGATGTATATAGAAAAGACATGGGCGATGTTGTTGGAAAATACGAAGTTGTAGCAAAAAGAATAGGATGCATTTAA